The stretch of DNA AAGTCCAAATGGGACAGCGAGGTCCAGATCGTCCTCAACATCCTCAACGACGCCTGGTCGAGCAATTGGGGGTTCGTGCCCTTCACGCCCGAAGAAATCGCCTATGCGGGCAAGAAGCTGAAGCCAATCATCCACGAACCGATCAACTATATCGCCGAGGTCGATGGGCGGCCGGTAGCTTTCATGCTGACCTTCCCGGACGTGAATGGCGTGCTCAAGCGAATCGAGGGCAAACTGTTCCCGTTCGGCTGGGTGAAGATGCTCCGCTGGCTGCGCAAACCGACCGGTTCGGCCATGCGCGTCCCGCTGATGGGCGTGCTCAAGGAACTTCACAATTCACGCCTCGCCAGCCAGCTGGCCTTCATGATGATCAGCAAAATCCGCGAGGACGCGGTGGCAAGCTATGGCTCGACACGCGCCGAGGTGGGCTGGATCCTCGACGACAACCAGGGAATGATCGCAATCGCGGATGCCATCGACAGCAAGATCAACCGCGAATATGCGATCTATCGCAAGCCGCTTTAGGTTGGGCCCTGTCGCGGCACAGGCACGCCCCGGCGTGATTGTGCTGCAGCCGGAAACCCGTCTGCCGCGGTAACGTTGAAAGCGGGACCGCCCCAAGGCGCCCGACAGGATCCGATGGCCACGAACAGCTCCACCGATGCCCTCGCCCCGCTGCCAGCACATATCCTGGTGGTGGAAGACGACGCGGTGCTGGGCCTGGCGATCGAACAGGCGCTGGAAGACGCGGGCGTCGCACGGGTGGAAATCTGCAGTTCCACCGAACAGGCGCTCGCTGCCCTGCGCCGGAGCACGCCCAACGTCATCGTGCTCGACGTCCACCTGGCCGATCGCGACGACGGTTGGGCGATCGCCGAACTGGTCACAACTTTGGGCCCGGATTCGCCGCGGATCATCTTTTCCACTGGCAAGCCGGACGATATTCCCGCGAACGTGGCCGCGATGGGCTGCATCATGGAAAAACCCTACGACACGGCGACGCTGGTCAAGGTGCTGCGCCAACCCCGACGTCGCGGCATCATCGCCCGCCTGCGCGGGCTCTAAGTCCCCCAAGCCTGCCAATCCCACACGAAAAAAGACCCCCGCCGAGACGCGACGGGGGCCTTTCGGGATCGTATCACCAGCCGCTTGGACGGGAGGGGGGTCTCGGCGGTGACATAGCTGAAATGCGCCATACGGAAGGCAGTTCCCAGCCGGATGAAAATTTTTTCGCCCTCCATTCGTGCACCAATCCGATGGATCATCCGCCGAACGGGCAGATCAGGCAGCAGACTTGCATCGGCATGGAACCATCGCTGCTATAAGGCGTTCCATGCCCGCACCTTTAGGAAGGGGTTCTATGTCGCTAGGTGACCAAATTGCCCGCAATCTCCCGTATCTTCGCCGCTATGCCCGCGCCCTGACCGGCTCGCAGGCAACCGGCGATGCCTTCGTTCGCGCCACGCTGGAAGCGGCGCTGGCTGACGATGGTCTGAAGCAATCGCTCGGTGACGGTCGCGTGCCGCTTTACCGGGCCTTCAACCAGCTCTGGGCCAGTGCTTACATGGAAGTTCCCGAAACCGTGGGCGGCAATCCCGCCGACGATTTCGCGCAGGAACGACTCAGGACAATCACTCCGCTCAACCGGCAGGCGCTCCTGCTGACGACGCTTGAGGATTTCTCGATCGAGCAGGCCGGCGAAATCATGGATCTAGCCCCCGAACGGATCGAACAGCTGGTTCAGGAAGCGGTGGCCGAAATCGACCGCGAATCGGCGACCAGCGTGCTGATCATCGAAGACGAACCGCTGATCTCAATGCAGCTGGAAGATCTGGTCACCGCACTGGGACACGAAGTGTGCGGCACCGCTGCAACCCGCACGCAAGCGCAGGAAGTCGTGGCTTCCGCTACGCCCGGCCTGGTCCTGGCCGACATCCAGCTTGCCGATGGTTCTTCGGGGCTCGACGCGGTCGACGATATCCTCGCCATCAGCCACGTGCCGGTGATCTTCATTACCGCCTACCCCGAACGGCTACTGACCGGCGACCGGCCGGAACCGACCTATCTCGTGACCAAGCCATTCCAGGAAAAGACCGTGCGGGCTGCGATCAGCCAGGCGCTGTTCTTCGGATCGAGTCGCCCACTGGGGTAAGGCGCCGCACGAGAGCGCATTGAACGGACCCGTCCCTGCAAGGGGGCGGGTCTTCGTTGTCCTACTTTGCGTCGGCGTATCTTTCGCGCAGCGCAAATTCACCGGGCCGGCGCACCGGTACAAGCAGCGTGCAGCGGACCCCGCCGACAGCGAAATCGAGGTCGACCGGGTGGCGCAATTCATGCGCAACGATCTTCTCGATGAGTTCGGTGCCAAATCCGCGCTGCGGCGTCTGGGTCACCGGCGGCCCGCCGCTTTCGATCCACTCGATCCGCGCCAGTCCTTCGCCTTGCCAGCTCCAGCGCACCTCGATGCGTCCCCCGGAAACACTCAGCGCGCCGAACTTCGCGGCATTGGTCGCGAGCTCGTGCAGGGCAAGCCCCAACGACAGGGCATCGTTCGGAGCCAGTTCCACCACTGGGCCTTCGAGCACGATCTCATGGTCGAGGTTCCTCGCATAGGGGGCCAGCTCAACCTCGACGACCGAACGCAGCGGCGTGGTACCCCATTCGGATTGGGTCAGCAGGTCGTGGGTCGCCGATAGCGCCCGGATCCGCGCGTCGATCCCTTCGGCGAACTCATCAAGCCCGCTTGCCCGCCTGCGGGTCAGGGCGACGATGGACAACACGTTGGCCAGCGTGTTCTTGACCCGGTGGTTGAGTTCACGCGTCAGCGAATTGCGGATCGAGTTCTGCTCCATCAGCATGTCGAGCGAGCGGCCGTCCTCCAGCGCCTGCTGCGTGAGCAGGCGGGCCACCAGCATCAGCAGGCTGGCCACTGCCAGGCCGAATAGCAGCGTGATCATCGACATGCCCGAGAGGGCCATGTCCCGCGCCGACTGCACCACCAGGATCATCGGCCGATCGGCGAGCATTACCTCCCGTTCGACGGTCAGCCCGGTGGAGTGCCAACCGGGCAGTTCGGCGATCAGGGTGCGCTTGCCCTCCTCGACGTCATAGAGCCGCGCCCCGAATCCGTCGTAACTGACGAGGTCAGCCGAGGCTTCGAGGAAATGGTCGGCGTTGAATGGACTGTAGACATAGCCCTTGAGCTTCCGCCCACCCGGGTCGGTATCGAAGACGGGCATGTAGATGAGGAAGCCGGAATCCTGTCGTCCGCCCTCCTGGATCAGCACCACCCGGCCGCTGGCGGTCGGACGCGCGGTTCGCGCGGCCTCGTCCATCGCTTCGCGCCGCACCGGCTCCGAATACATGTCGAACCCGATGGCGCGGCGATTGCGCTGGGTATCAGGCTGCAGGTAAAGCACCGGGACCATGGTGTCCCGGGGTTGCTCTTCGAGCGTCGGTTGCAGCGCCAGGCCCTCCCAGCGCTGTGACAGCGTGCGGTTGAATTGTTCGAATTCGTCGGGTGCCAGCACCGGCGCCCAGCCGATGCCGTCCGATCCGCGATAGTCCGAATCAAGCCGCAGTTCGGCGACGAACCGGTTGAACAGGCTTTCCGACACTTCGCTCTGGGCCGAAAGCAGGGCAGCCCCGGCTCGCAAATAGGATGCGCCGGTGAAGGCGCGCCGTTCGATCGCCGAGTCCATCGCCTGCGCCCGGCGATTGATATCGGCAATGTCCCGTTCTTCCTCGCCCCGCTCGATCGCGAAGACGCTGGTGACGGTCATCGCCATGACCATCAGGAAGATCGCGACGGGGATCGCGCGCGGATAGTCGACCAGCCACCTGCGACGCCTGCCCCTGCGTTCGAGTTTGTCGCTAGCCAGCGCCCTGTCCTTTTTGGCTTTGTCCCTGCGCCCTATACTATGACGCGAAAGGTAAATGGTTCCGCGATTCTGCGGGAACCTTGTGCAATTCCCGACGTTTTCGCCTGCACATACGGTTTCGTTTCCGCAGGTGGACCACGATCTGCCCACCGATCCGGGCGATCCCAATCAAAGGTTACTTCGAAGGCTTATGAATCCCGACAATCCCAATCCAACCCGTCCCGGAGGTGAGCGCGTGTCCGGCGCGCACGCGACCAAGCCCGGATGGGCCGAAGGGCTGCGCCAACTCTACGACTCGGTCGTGGAGGAGCCGCTGCCCGAAAGTTTCAAGGACCTGCTGGCCAAGCTGGACTCGGCTGACTGATGGCGGAATCCGACCGAACGGCCGCCCAGAAGGCCGACTTCAAGCGCGAGCTGACCGAGGTCGTGCCGCACCTACGTGCCTTCGCACGCGGGCTGTGTGGTCGTCCGGACATGGCCGACGACCTCGTCCAGGAGACCCTGCTCAAGGCCTGGGCGGCGCAGGAACGCTTCCAGCCCGGCACCAGCATGCGCGCCTGGACCTTCGTGATCCTGCGCAACGCCTATCTGACCGATATGCGCCGCAATCGCTTCCGCGGCGAGTATGACGAGACGGTGGCGGAACGGGTGCTGACCGCACCGGCCGCACAGGAAGAGCCAATTCACCTTTCGGACATGCACCGGGCTTTGCTGACGCTGCCACCCGAGCGGCGCGAAGCGCTGCTGTTGGTCGGTGCCGGGGGGTTTTCCTACGAAGAAGCAGCGCAGATCTGCGGTTGTGCGGTGGGGACAATCAAGAGCCGCGTCGGCCGCGCCCGCGCGACGCTTACCGCCATGCTCGAAGATGGCAGCGTGCCGCAGCGCTCGATCAATGACGCGGGTGCACACCGGGCGATCCTCGAGGAACTCGACATGGTCGCTGCAGGCAACGGCATCGCCGCGGCCAGCTAGACACGTCTTACCAATCTTGTCTGAAATCGCGCCACAGGGCAGATAGGTGGTCATGGAAGAACAGCCGCCCGTGACCGAACAGCCGACACAGGGTCGAGCCCGGCGGTTGGCCTTTGCCGAGCAGGAATTGCGGCTGATTTCCTCGCTCGTGCTGCTGATCGGTCTCGGCCTGTTTTTCGCCCTCCCCTTCGTGCTGTCGATCGGCTCGGTCGTGTTCCTGCCGGTGGTTACCGCTTTGGTCCTGACGGTCATCCTTTCGCCGCTTGCCGACAAGCTCAATGGCTGGGGCTTGCCCAATGCACTGGCCTCGTTGGTGTCTTTGGTAGTTTTCTTCGCGATCCTGCTGCTTTCGGGCGCGCTGATCCTGCAGCCGGCCGTGGCCTTGTACGACGACCTCCCGGCAATGGTGCAACAGGTGATGGCCCGCTTCGGCGAGGTTCAGCAACGCTTTGCCTGGGTGGCGCAGATCAACGATCAACTCGCCATGCTGATGAACCGCGAAGGTGAACGTGAAGTTGTGCTGGCGACACCGAGCCTGCTCGAAGAGCTCGCCTTCGCAACGCCGAGCTTCGTGATCGAGACCGTGCTGACGCTGCTGATGACCTATTTCATGGTCGAGGCGCGCGTCCGGCTGCGCCAGCGGCTGCTGTTCGGGCGCACCAGCTTCGGCACCAGCATCAAGG from Erythrobacter mangrovi encodes:
- a CDS encoding response regulator, which codes for MATNSSTDALAPLPAHILVVEDDAVLGLAIEQALEDAGVARVEICSSTEQALAALRRSTPNVIVLDVHLADRDDGWAIAELVTTLGPDSPRIIFSTGKPDDIPANVAAMGCIMEKPYDTATLVKVLRQPRRRGIIARLRGL
- a CDS encoding NepR family anti-sigma factor, yielding MSGAHATKPGWAEGLRQLYDSVVEEPLPESFKDLLAKLDSAD
- a CDS encoding sigma-70 family RNA polymerase sigma factor, which translates into the protein MAESDRTAAQKADFKRELTEVVPHLRAFARGLCGRPDMADDLVQETLLKAWAAQERFQPGTSMRAWTFVILRNAYLTDMRRNRFRGEYDETVAERVLTAPAAQEEPIHLSDMHRALLTLPPERREALLLVGAGGFSYEEAAQICGCAVGTIKSRVGRARATLTAMLEDGSVPQRSINDAGAHRAILEELDMVAAGNGIAAAS
- a CDS encoding AI-2E family transporter — translated: MEEQPPVTEQPTQGRARRLAFAEQELRLISSLVLLIGLGLFFALPFVLSIGSVVFLPVVTALVLTVILSPLADKLNGWGLPNALASLVSLVVFFAILLLSGALILQPAVALYDDLPAMVQQVMARFGEVQQRFAWVAQINDQLAMLMNREGEREVVLATPSLLEELAFATPSFVIETVLTLLMTYFMVEARVRLRQRLLFGRTSFGTSIKAARVLREVQDRVASYILTVGWINAMVGVVVALGAWAMGLGAPIMWGGLAALLNFLPYVGPIVMLALLSLFGIGTADTIFLGILPALAYLALHTIEANFVTPSILGARFTMNPVLILIALSYFSWIWGVFGALLSVPILLMLTALFDHIGRPNLVGFIFGEPLFANDLLVEAEGEPDA
- a CDS encoding CHASE domain-containing protein, whose product is MAMTVTSVFAIERGEEERDIADINRRAQAMDSAIERRAFTGASYLRAGAALLSAQSEVSESLFNRFVAELRLDSDYRGSDGIGWAPVLAPDEFEQFNRTLSQRWEGLALQPTLEEQPRDTMVPVLYLQPDTQRNRRAIGFDMYSEPVRREAMDEAARTARPTASGRVVLIQEGGRQDSGFLIYMPVFDTDPGGRKLKGYVYSPFNADHFLEASADLVSYDGFGARLYDVEEGKRTLIAELPGWHSTGLTVEREVMLADRPMILVVQSARDMALSGMSMITLLFGLAVASLLMLVARLLTQQALEDGRSLDMLMEQNSIRNSLTRELNHRVKNTLANVLSIVALTRRRASGLDEFAEGIDARIRALSATHDLLTQSEWGTTPLRSVVEVELAPYARNLDHEIVLEGPVVELAPNDALSLGLALHELATNAAKFGALSVSGGRIEVRWSWQGEGLARIEWIESGGPPVTQTPQRGFGTELIEKIVAHELRHPVDLDFAVGGVRCTLLVPVRRPGEFALRERYADAK
- a CDS encoding response regulator — its product is MSLGDQIARNLPYLRRYARALTGSQATGDAFVRATLEAALADDGLKQSLGDGRVPLYRAFNQLWASAYMEVPETVGGNPADDFAQERLRTITPLNRQALLLTTLEDFSIEQAGEIMDLAPERIEQLVQEAVAEIDRESATSVLIIEDEPLISMQLEDLVTALGHEVCGTAATRTQAQEVVASATPGLVLADIQLADGSSGLDAVDDILAISHVPVIFITAYPERLLTGDRPEPTYLVTKPFQEKTVRAAISQALFFGSSRPLG